In one window of Leptospira sp. WS92.C1 DNA:
- a CDS encoding acyltransferase family protein, which yields MRDYFLNIFRYDEREIAPLNGLRTFGFLMVVAGHMYRPLQSQILDPNQYIRHFFDNGSLYLDLFFVMSGFLIAAPLLKELKVNNTIHWKNFYIKRILRIFPSYYLFLAIQYFILYPSFIKSAPPLVAEQLVAFRSKIWVDIFYLSDYIRGTMFHGWSLSLEEQFYIFFPMFLLFVFKFIPDKFKLSSLFFLAILPLVYRIYFEINVILVSGAGNEIELYNNNIYYPFHGHIDSIFYGIIFAYIFVYKKIWLDKLIGLGKITTLLHSFVWIILISYIFLIDEFEPGLTQAFRFTTASILWGLIQAFCLRKEDPIAKLFSWKFFSVTSKLTYCAYLVHVVIMVPLSRRLIFMDKKVYSYEFFLYVIPVGIVIFLVAYVLHLVSERPFMYVRDRLLKKT from the coding sequence ATGAGAGACTATTTTCTCAACATTTTTCGTTACGACGAAAGAGAAATCGCCCCGCTAAACGGTTTAAGAACTTTCGGATTTTTAATGGTGGTTGCTGGGCATATGTATAGACCCCTACAATCCCAAATTCTGGATCCGAATCAATACATAAGACATTTTTTTGATAATGGATCTTTATACCTTGATTTATTTTTTGTAATGAGCGGTTTTTTGATAGCAGCTCCTTTATTAAAAGAGTTAAAAGTAAACAATACGATTCATTGGAAAAATTTTTACATTAAAAGAATATTAAGAATATTTCCGTCATACTATTTATTTCTTGCGATTCAATACTTCATATTGTACCCGTCCTTTATAAAATCGGCCCCTCCTCTTGTTGCCGAACAATTAGTCGCTTTCAGAAGTAAAATTTGGGTGGATATCTTTTACTTGTCCGACTATATCAGAGGAACAATGTTTCATGGATGGTCTCTTTCATTGGAAGAGCAATTTTACATTTTTTTTCCAATGTTTTTATTATTCGTTTTTAAGTTCATTCCGGATAAATTTAAACTTTCTAGTTTATTTTTTTTAGCAATCCTTCCCTTAGTCTATCGTATCTATTTCGAAATCAATGTGATCCTCGTTTCGGGAGCCGGAAATGAGATTGAATTATACAATAATAATATATATTACCCATTCCACGGTCATATTGATTCCATCTTTTACGGAATTATATTTGCGTATATTTTTGTGTATAAAAAGATCTGGTTGGATAAGCTGATCGGTTTAGGTAAGATTACAACTCTTCTCCATAGTTTTGTTTGGATCATACTCATTAGTTATATTTTTCTCATTGATGAATTCGAACCCGGGCTAACTCAAGCATTTCGATTCACTACGGCCTCAATTTTATGGGGTTTGATACAGGCATTCTGCCTTAGAAAAGAAGATCCGATTGCAAAACTCTTCTCTTGGAAATTTTTTTCGGTTACCTCAAAACTTACCTATTGTGCCTATTTGGTTCACGTAGTCATAATGGTTCCACTTTCCAGAAGACTGATTTTTATGGACAAAAAGGTTTATTCTTACGAATTTTTCCTATATGTTATTCCGGTAGGAATTGTGATCTTTTTAGTCGCGTATGTATTGCACTTAGTGAGCGAAAGGCCGTTTATGTATGTTCGAGATCGATTGCTGAAAAAAACCTAA
- a CDS encoding ankyrin repeat domain-containing protein, with the protein MNPISKVVLKTIRFSILFFAISVSSLLFADANANEKLIEATLEGDPDEVQKALETGTDINFAYQNESEIPKNSIRHREQILGRTAFGLVYDRLYFYGNEDRIEYQKKFRKIEQILKNAGAKITNPNELLLTASFTGNIEQTKFALENGADVDTHDFFYVTPIQRAITFQHEPIVNLLLRKDASVNLTPLQKQINSSSVKILYPPLLIASYKGNKKIVIKLIRAGANVNWIGFDGAPSALMMATRENHTQIVKILIKNGVKLKNGQELMNLIMAIARKNLELTKIFVNAGTNINAYGPHGITPFVTAVESGSIEIVDFLLKKGVDTKALAQEAIEIAQKNKDQKMLLFLKSHGIKE; encoded by the coding sequence ATGAATCCAATTTCCAAAGTGGTTTTAAAAACGATCCGTTTCTCGATTTTATTCTTTGCAATTTCTGTTTCGTCTCTTCTTTTCGCAGACGCAAACGCAAACGAAAAGTTGATTGAAGCGACGTTAGAAGGAGATCCGGATGAAGTTCAAAAAGCTCTCGAAACAGGCACCGATATCAACTTCGCTTATCAAAACGAATCTGAAATCCCAAAAAATTCCATCAGACATAGAGAACAAATTTTAGGAAGAACAGCGTTTGGTCTTGTCTATGACAGACTTTATTTTTATGGAAACGAGGATCGAATTGAATATCAAAAAAAATTCCGTAAAATCGAACAAATTTTAAAGAATGCCGGTGCCAAAATCACGAATCCAAACGAGTTGCTACTGACCGCTTCTTTCACGGGCAATATCGAACAAACTAAGTTTGCCTTAGAAAACGGAGCGGATGTAGATACACACGATTTTTTTTATGTTACCCCGATCCAACGTGCCATTACCTTTCAACACGAACCAATCGTAAATCTCTTACTTCGCAAAGATGCTTCCGTAAATTTGACTCCGCTTCAAAAACAAATCAATAGTTCATCTGTTAAAATTTTATATCCACCTCTTCTTATCGCTTCTTACAAAGGTAACAAAAAAATCGTAATAAAACTCATCCGAGCAGGAGCCAATGTCAATTGGATCGGATTCGATGGAGCTCCTTCTGCTTTGATGATGGCTACAAGGGAAAATCACACTCAGATCGTAAAAATTCTAATCAAGAATGGGGTAAAATTGAAAAACGGTCAAGAGCTTATGAATCTCATTATGGCAATTGCACGTAAAAATCTAGAGCTAACCAAAATCTTCGTAAATGCAGGTACAAATATAAATGCTTATGGCCCTCATGGCATTACACCATTTGTAACAGCAGTTGAATCTGGTTCCATTGAAATTGTAGATTTTCTCTTGAAAAAAGGTGTCGATACAAAAGCTCTTGCACAAGAGGCGATTGAGATAGCCCAAAAAAATAAAGATCAAAAGATGCTCTTGTTTTTGAAAAGCCATGGAATCAAAGAATAA
- a CDS encoding bifunctional ADP-dependent NAD(P)H-hydrate dehydratase/NAD(P)H-hydrate epimerase, with product MEIKFSEYSESLFYETESRNLDRKTIELTGISGSHLMGFAALSIYQKYEKKFTQYDTIQILCGSGNNGGDGLALAFFLIQAGKSPQVYLKEGKLSEESLYYKGLFLKTGGTIFSLETYSPTESGEKILIVDALLGTGFQPPLKNPYDTVVSTIQKQKSRNPERIFILSIDTVSGFTEESKLPFEPNALAEIGMKKWRNRFLTETVSKTFHKIGFPIGKNPQENRDLNTGKILWKQIPKTVLKKCLKRENDSHKYKNGAALLIGGSEGMSGAVISSLLAFHQLGGGISLLLTPSEKTVRSVLKRDPSLMIDQLGETSKILARPFVKKASVILIGPGLKTEECPVVDLPEEKNAILDAGAILAYKNHVLHDRVLFTPHTGELEVLLETKIHSVEQGISLCIKYSQKHRVNILWKRHSSFLIDPQGSIFLWNKPEPKLAVMGTGDLLAGILAFFLSRGFAIPEAVQLSHSLLTRAARKIDGFSTATKIRKRLIL from the coding sequence ATGGAAATAAAGTTTTCCGAATATTCAGAATCTCTGTTTTATGAAACGGAAAGCAGGAATCTGGATCGGAAAACGATCGAACTCACCGGGATCTCCGGATCCCATCTCATGGGTTTTGCCGCCCTTTCGATCTATCAAAAATACGAAAAAAAATTCACCCAATACGATACGATCCAGATTTTATGCGGATCCGGAAACAACGGAGGGGACGGTCTCGCCCTCGCCTTCTTTTTGATTCAGGCAGGAAAATCCCCTCAAGTCTATCTCAAAGAAGGCAAACTTTCCGAGGAATCGCTCTATTACAAGGGTCTGTTTTTAAAAACGGGAGGAACGATTTTTTCTTTAGAAACTTATTCTCCCACTGAGAGCGGAGAAAAAATTCTGATCGTGGACGCGCTTTTAGGAACCGGATTTCAACCTCCTCTCAAAAACCCGTATGATACAGTAGTTTCCACGATTCAAAAACAAAAAAGTCGGAATCCGGAAAGAATTTTTATTTTGAGTATAGATACCGTATCCGGATTTACGGAAGAATCCAAACTTCCCTTTGAGCCAAACGCGTTAGCCGAAATAGGAATGAAAAAATGGAGAAACCGATTTTTAACGGAAACCGTATCCAAAACCTTTCACAAAATCGGATTTCCGATCGGAAAAAATCCGCAAGAAAACCGCGACTTAAATACGGGAAAAATCCTTTGGAAACAAATTCCCAAAACCGTTTTGAAAAAATGTCTGAAACGAGAAAACGACTCTCATAAATACAAAAACGGCGCTGCGCTTTTGATCGGCGGCTCCGAAGGGATGTCCGGCGCGGTAATCTCTTCGCTCCTCGCCTTTCATCAATTAGGTGGTGGAATTTCACTTTTACTGACCCCTTCCGAGAAAACGGTTCGCAGTGTTTTAAAAAGAGATCCGTCTCTCATGATAGATCAACTCGGCGAAACGTCAAAAATCCTCGCACGTCCGTTTGTAAAAAAAGCGTCAGTGATTTTGATCGGCCCTGGGTTAAAAACGGAAGAATGCCCCGTTGTCGATTTGCCGGAAGAAAAAAATGCGATCTTGGACGCAGGCGCAATCTTGGCGTATAAAAACCATGTGTTGCACGACCGAGTGTTGTTCACTCCGCATACGGGAGAACTCGAAGTTTTATTGGAAACAAAAATCCATTCTGTAGAACAAGGAATTTCTCTTTGCATAAAATATTCCCAAAAGCATCGCGTGAACATTCTGTGGAAACGACATTCTTCTTTTCTAATAGATCCACAAGGTTCTATTTTTCTCTGGAACAAACCCGAGCCAAAATTAGCGGTAATGGGCACCGGAGATTTACTTGCCGGCATATTGGCTTTTTTTCTTTCCAGAGGTTTTGCCATTCCAGAGGCAGTTCAGCTTTCTCACTCTTTATTGACAAGAGCCGCTCGAAAGATAGACGGTTTTTCAACAGCGACCAAAATTCGCAAACGATTGATTCTTTAA
- the rimP gene encoding ribosome maturation factor RimP: MTVSREEISSILDGILLLPVKLYSLKVNQRPNHSLIEIVLDNLEHTYGSVSLLECEQVSRKLKEELERISPDLDYTLKVSSAGAERKLDLPEDLDRFRGIPVRLIFLSGESENPQEGIFRIMDREGDQVILEKFQKGKKSAGKKQTTLNLKDILKGNLYVSI; the protein is encoded by the coding sequence TTGACAGTAAGCAGGGAAGAAATCAGTAGTATTTTGGATGGCATCCTGCTTTTGCCTGTTAAGCTGTACTCATTAAAGGTCAACCAAAGGCCTAACCACTCGTTGATCGAGATCGTCTTGGACAATCTTGAACATACGTATGGTTCAGTCAGCCTTCTGGAATGTGAGCAAGTTTCCAGAAAACTGAAAGAAGAGTTAGAACGGATCTCACCGGATCTGGATTATACTCTTAAAGTTTCCTCCGCAGGCGCGGAAAGGAAGCTTGACCTTCCGGAAGACCTGGATCGATTCCGGGGGATACCGGTTCGTCTGATTTTTCTATCCGGAGAATCAGAGAATCCTCAAGAAGGAATTTTTCGGATAATGGATCGAGAAGGGGATCAGGTGATTCTGGAAAAATTCCAGAAGGGAAAAAAATCTGCCGGAAAAAAGCAGACGACCCTGAACCTCAAGGATATACTGAAAGGGAATCTCTACGTAAGTATTTGA
- the nusA gene encoding transcription termination factor NusA, with translation MAVKKTQSEGNLLEAIQQFCADKSLDREAVMGVIRDSLITAYKKKSGLEGLEESEESETPSPVTVEFASGKDSVVIAIAKKVVEGSPSSPLEISLEEAKVIDASAEIGSVISFREKPVELSRIISSQAKQMVFQRLKDMEKELLYNEYKAKEGELTHGYFQRWKKDAMSIDLGKVEGIMPRREQNPGEKYHSGDRLKAIIQRVELRPREPIPVITLSRASADFVRKLFEMEIPEIYDGLVEIINVARQPSIRTKVVVRATRGDIDPVGACVGMKGVRIQSIVRELGNERIDIVEASDDPSEFIANAISPAKPVEVKVDGSGREAMVVVPDDQLSLAIGINGSNVKLASQLAGYKIDIKTVAQYNAELASPEARERLERLFYSPAEDTKAQNEQEDEEEGLTPLEDLPGLSARIVGILKSEGIKDLETLIEYSQDDLAKLQGIGHTTAGQILKLLRESVEWVEDN, from the coding sequence ATGGCAGTTAAGAAGACACAATCGGAAGGAAATCTGTTGGAAGCGATCCAACAATTTTGTGCGGACAAATCCCTAGACAGGGAAGCCGTTATGGGAGTAATCCGTGATTCTCTTATAACCGCATATAAGAAAAAGTCCGGACTCGAAGGTTTGGAAGAATCCGAAGAATCGGAAACGCCTTCTCCTGTTACGGTAGAGTTCGCATCGGGCAAAGACAGCGTCGTTATCGCAATAGCAAAAAAGGTTGTGGAAGGAAGCCCTTCCTCGCCGCTTGAGATCAGTTTAGAAGAAGCGAAAGTGATCGATGCATCCGCAGAAATCGGATCCGTCATTTCTTTTCGGGAAAAACCCGTAGAACTATCTCGAATCATTTCCAGCCAAGCAAAACAGATGGTCTTTCAAAGACTCAAAGATATGGAGAAGGAACTTCTCTATAACGAGTATAAGGCGAAAGAGGGAGAACTTACTCACGGATATTTCCAGAGATGGAAAAAAGACGCGATGAGTATCGACCTCGGGAAAGTAGAAGGAATCATGCCTCGCCGAGAACAGAACCCGGGTGAAAAGTATCACAGCGGGGATAGGCTCAAAGCAATCATACAAAGAGTGGAGCTTCGTCCGAGAGAACCGATTCCGGTGATCACTCTTTCGAGAGCGTCCGCAGATTTTGTTCGTAAACTTTTCGAAATGGAAATTCCGGAAATCTACGACGGACTTGTTGAAATCATAAACGTAGCCAGACAACCGTCCATCCGAACCAAGGTTGTGGTTCGTGCGACTCGCGGAGACATCGATCCGGTAGGCGCTTGTGTGGGGATGAAGGGAGTTCGGATCCAATCCATCGTTAGAGAATTGGGTAACGAAAGAATCGACATCGTAGAAGCATCGGATGATCCATCCGAGTTTATAGCGAATGCGATTTCTCCTGCGAAACCAGTGGAAGTCAAGGTAGACGGTTCCGGTAGAGAAGCCATGGTTGTAGTCCCAGACGATCAACTTTCTTTGGCGATCGGAATCAACGGATCCAACGTGAAGCTTGCTTCGCAGTTGGCCGGTTATAAAATCGATATTAAAACCGTAGCGCAGTATAACGCAGAATTGGCTTCTCCTGAAGCGAGAGAGAGACTCGAAAGACTTTTTTACTCGCCTGCGGAAGATACCAAGGCTCAAAATGAGCAAGAAGACGAGGAGGAAGGCCTTACTCCTCTCGAGGATCTGCCTGGACTTTCAGCCCGTATCGTGGGAATTCTGAAAAGCGAAGGTATCAAAGATCTGGAAACCCTGATCGAATACAGTCAAGACGATCTGGCAAAACTGCAAGGAATCGGACACACAACCGCCGGACAGATCCTGAAACTCTTACGAGAATCAGTGGAATGGGTGGAGGATAACTGA
- the infB gene encoding translation initiation factor IF-2, with protein sequence MEDKNKTIKETLQGAADAGKRKKLIIKKKGDEAPSTPSASASPKKDAVADAAPTKPVTPLPPRGGDSGQSPIVRPAPSSQRDVRTEELPRRQDSGAQGSGQRPPRDPQGQGGDSSYPPSPFQKEDSSIIVSRPISRPVPRSSTGGGYQGNRGPGGPGQGGGGYRGPGGPGQGGGYQGNRGPGGPGQGGGGYRGPGGPGQGGGYQGNRGPGQGGGYQGNRGPGGPPAGPGNRFGGSGPGNRSGGPGGRPMPITSAEVELSQARGVAGASKKKGHDKEKTSSDKRDFSGAENTKFFKQRFKKSKVVGISGISVPKEITILENVQVGELAKKMNLKPGDVIGKLMKMGMMVTINNIIDAETAGLLADEYGCKVKVVSLYEETIIEEEKDSPEDYINRPPVVTIMGHVDHGKTKLLDTIRTSSVIDTESGGITQHIGAYQVRTARGLITFLDTPGHEAFTSMRARGAKVTDIVVLVVAADDGVMPQTLEAISHAKAAEVPIIVAINKIDLPTANPDKIMQELANHGLQTEEWGGQTMYAKISARENIGIDKLLEMILLQAEVMDLKSNPKRKAKGTIIEAKLDPGRGSVATVLIQNGTLRVGDPFVAGIFSGRVRAMYNDLGQAIEEAGPAFPAQVTGIDGVPDAGAPFDAMADEKEARNISQHRIEFERIGNAGAAAGSASKVTLENMNEFIKQGALKELKVIIKADVRGSAEAIKESLEKLSTPEVKLNVIQSGAGAIVDMDVMLASASNALIIGFHVRANPKTISLAEKEQVQIKYYNIIYQVVDEIKLAMEGLLEPEKIEEVIGTAEIREIFKVSKVGNIAGCMVTSGKIAKSANVRVISDGVLKFDGKLKSLKRVKDDVSDVLSGFECGIQVDGFNDFKSGDIIEAYNVTVIKRKLE encoded by the coding sequence ATGGAAGATAAGAATAAGACGATCAAGGAAACGCTCCAGGGCGCAGCGGACGCGGGCAAACGCAAGAAGCTGATTATTAAGAAAAAAGGAGACGAAGCACCTTCGACTCCTTCCGCCTCTGCATCTCCTAAAAAAGACGCTGTAGCTGATGCTGCACCAACAAAGCCTGTCACTCCGCTTCCACCAAGAGGAGGGGATTCAGGTCAATCGCCGATTGTTCGTCCGGCACCTTCTTCTCAACGAGATGTGAGAACCGAAGAACTTCCGCGAAGACAGGATTCCGGTGCTCAGGGCTCAGGGCAGAGACCTCCGAGAGACCCGCAAGGGCAAGGAGGAGATTCTTCCTATCCTCCGTCTCCATTTCAAAAAGAAGATTCTAGTATCATTGTATCCAGGCCAATTTCCAGGCCGGTGCCTCGATCCAGCACGGGTGGCGGTTATCAGGGAAATCGCGGTCCGGGTGGTCCTGGTCAAGGCGGTGGAGGCTATCGTGGCCCCGGCGGTCCGGGACAGGGTGGCGGTTATCAGGGAAATCGTGGTCCGGGTGGTCCTGGCCAAGGCGGTGGAGGCTATCGTGGCCCCGGCGGTCCGGGACAGGGTGGTGGTTATCAGGGAAATCGTGGTCCAGGACAGGGCGGCGGTTATCAAGGCAACCGCGGTCCGGGTGGGCCTCCTGCGGGTCCGGGAAATCGATTTGGCGGAAGCGGTCCGGGAAACCGATCCGGTGGTCCGGGCGGTCGCCCGATGCCAATCACCTCCGCGGAAGTGGAACTTTCTCAAGCGAGAGGAGTTGCCGGCGCCAGTAAGAAAAAGGGTCATGATAAGGAAAAAACATCCTCCGATAAGAGAGATTTTTCGGGCGCGGAGAATACAAAATTCTTTAAACAAAGATTTAAGAAATCCAAGGTGGTCGGAATTTCCGGGATTTCCGTTCCGAAAGAAATCACCATATTAGAAAATGTTCAAGTAGGCGAACTCGCCAAGAAGATGAACCTGAAACCGGGGGACGTTATCGGAAAACTCATGAAAATGGGAATGATGGTGACGATCAACAATATCATCGACGCGGAAACCGCGGGCCTTTTGGCGGATGAATACGGTTGTAAGGTAAAAGTGGTTTCTCTTTACGAAGAAACGATCATCGAAGAAGAAAAAGACAGCCCTGAAGATTATATCAATCGTCCTCCTGTCGTTACCATCATGGGTCACGTCGATCACGGTAAGACAAAACTATTGGATACGATTCGGACCAGCTCCGTGATCGATACCGAATCCGGCGGAATCACTCAGCATATTGGTGCGTATCAAGTAAGAACCGCAAGAGGACTCATTACATTTTTAGATACTCCGGGTCACGAAGCGTTTACTTCGATGAGAGCACGAGGAGCGAAAGTAACCGATATCGTAGTTCTCGTTGTTGCAGCGGACGACGGAGTAATGCCTCAGACTTTGGAAGCGATCAGTCACGCAAAGGCCGCGGAAGTTCCGATCATCGTCGCAATCAACAAGATCGATCTTCCAACCGCAAATCCGGATAAAATCATGCAGGAATTGGCCAACCACGGTCTTCAAACGGAAGAATGGGGCGGGCAGACGATGTATGCAAAAATTTCTGCAAGAGAAAATATCGGTATCGATAAACTTTTAGAAATGATTCTGCTCCAAGCGGAAGTGATGGATCTCAAGTCGAATCCAAAACGGAAAGCAAAGGGAACCATCATCGAAGCCAAACTGGATCCGGGTCGTGGATCGGTAGCAACGGTTCTGATTCAAAACGGAACTCTCAGAGTGGGAGATCCGTTCGTGGCCGGAATTTTCTCCGGTCGTGTGCGGGCAATGTACAACGATCTGGGTCAAGCGATCGAAGAAGCGGGACCTGCGTTCCCGGCACAGGTGACCGGTATCGATGGAGTGCCTGATGCGGGAGCTCCTTTTGACGCTATGGCGGATGAAAAAGAAGCCAGAAATATTTCTCAACATAGAATCGAGTTTGAAAGAATCGGAAACGCAGGCGCAGCAGCCGGATCCGCTTCGAAAGTGACTCTTGAGAATATGAACGAGTTTATCAAACAGGGAGCCCTGAAAGAACTCAAGGTAATCATCAAAGCGGACGTTCGAGGATCTGCGGAAGCGATCAAGGAATCCTTGGAAAAACTTTCGACTCCAGAAGTGAAGTTGAACGTGATTCAATCCGGAGCCGGAGCGATCGTGGATATGGATGTGATGCTTGCATCCGCATCCAACGCGCTGATCATCGGGTTTCACGTCAGAGCGAATCCGAAAACGATTTCACTCGCGGAAAAAGAACAGGTTCAAATCAAGTATTATAATATCATCTATCAAGTTGTGGATGAGATCAAACTCGCGATGGAAGGACTTCTCGAACCGGAAAAGATCGAAGAAGTCATCGGAACCGCGGAAATCAGAGAGATTTTCAAGGTTTCCAAGGTCGGAAATATCGCGGGTTGTATGGTTACTTCCGGAAAAATCGCGAAATCCGCCAATGTGCGCGTGATCAGCGACGGGGTTCTCAAGTTTGACGGAAAATTGAAATCCCTAAAACGTGTCAAAGACGATGTCAGCGACGTACTCTCCGGTTTCGAATGCGGTATCCAAGTCGACGGATTTAACGATTTTAAATCCGGCGATATCATCGAGGCGTATAACGTAACCGTAATCAAGCGGAAGCTTGAGTAG
- the rbfA gene encoding 30S ribosome-binding factor RbfA: MNPIRRKKIEAEAVRTVAMMILSGKVKDPRVHMVSVHRAEITDDGKYMRVFVTAISSEKKKIKVLAGLNSAAGVFQTTLSGKLGLRITPRMQFLWDEEYIQSLDESLRLIRKPTNPD, from the coding sequence GTGAATCCGATCCGAAGAAAAAAGATCGAAGCGGAGGCGGTTCGGACCGTAGCGATGATGATCCTTTCCGGAAAGGTAAAAGATCCTCGAGTGCATATGGTTTCCGTTCACAGGGCGGAAATTACGGACGACGGAAAGTATATGCGAGTTTTTGTAACCGCGATCAGTTCCGAGAAAAAAAAGATAAAGGTATTAGCCGGTTTGAACAGCGCTGCCGGCGTATTTCAGACTACTCTATCTGGAAAGTTAGGACTTAGAATTACACCGAGAATGCAATTCCTCTGGGATGAGGAATATATTCAGAGTTTGGATGAATCACTCAGGCTTATCAGAAAACCCACAAATCCGGACTGA
- a CDS encoding tRNA pseudouridine(55) synthase, with the protein MTSSDLVVTARKKLRLKKVGHTGTLDRAASGLMILPIGSCTSFSSVFLEKEKSYEAWVKPGESTDSGDKEGEILESLPQEQTETWFQEHQEALKEFFLQVPTWGFQEAPEVSALKVNGRRRSDLFREGVALVPAVRKIRVYQYDLGTFTSQSIFFKIRVSAGTYIRKIVMDISNLAGFPLRLEKLVRTSIGKLSLDQADSYENLLEGNVKIHPPEAILEFPTLEIPGTEVGSVLNGKKLKLEWIPGIEFLLVSPEGEILAWCKKEEHGIHEFDYKYLRVFPKN; encoded by the coding sequence ATGACGTCCTCGGATCTTGTGGTGACCGCTCGTAAAAAACTTCGCTTAAAAAAAGTAGGGCATACGGGAACCTTGGACCGCGCCGCGAGCGGGCTCATGATTCTTCCCATAGGAAGTTGTACGAGTTTTTCCAGCGTATTTTTAGAAAAAGAAAAATCCTACGAGGCTTGGGTAAAACCGGGAGAATCCACAGATTCCGGAGACAAGGAAGGAGAAATTTTAGAATCCCTTCCTCAGGAACAAACCGAAACTTGGTTTCAAGAACACCAAGAAGCTTTGAAAGAATTCTTTCTTCAAGTTCCTACTTGGGGATTTCAAGAAGCTCCCGAAGTTTCCGCTCTGAAGGTGAACGGCCGGAGGAGATCCGATCTTTTTCGTGAGGGAGTCGCTCTCGTCCCTGCGGTTCGAAAGATTCGGGTCTATCAATACGACCTCGGGACGTTTACATCGCAATCGATCTTTTTTAAGATTCGAGTTTCCGCAGGAACCTACATTCGAAAGATCGTGATGGATATTTCCAATCTTGCCGGATTCCCTTTGCGTTTGGAAAAATTGGTTCGGACGAGTATCGGAAAACTAAGCTTGGATCAGGCCGATTCTTATGAGAATCTTTTAGAAGGGAATGTTAAAATTCACCCTCCGGAAGCGATTTTAGAATTTCCCACCCTGGAAATTCCGGGAACCGAAGTCGGCAGTGTTCTCAATGGAAAAAAACTAAAGCTGGAATGGATTCCAGGCATCGAATTTTTGCTTGTTTCGCCGGAAGGTGAGATTCTCGCCTGGTGTAAAAAGGAAGAACATGGGATCCATGAGTTCGATTATAAATATTTAAGAGTCTTCCCTAAAAATTAG
- the rpsO gene encoding 30S ribosomal protein S15, translating into MIATEQKKTIISNFARKAGDTGSTEVQVALIDARIKELNEHFKSHKKDFHSKTGLLRLVSKRKKLLDYLKRTELDRYKKLIETLGLRK; encoded by the coding sequence ATGATAGCTACTGAACAGAAAAAAACGATTATCAGTAATTTTGCCCGTAAAGCGGGAGACACTGGGTCCACAGAAGTGCAAGTCGCACTGATCGATGCAAGAATCAAAGAACTCAACGAACATTTTAAATCTCATAAAAAGGATTTTCATTCTAAAACAGGTCTTCTGAGACTTGTGAGCAAAAGAAAGAAACTTCTGGATTATCTCAAAAGAACCGAACTAGACCGTTATAAAAAACTGATCGAAACTCTCGGCCTTCGTAAGTAA